From Xenopus laevis strain J_2021 chromosome 7L, Xenopus_laevis_v10.1, whole genome shotgun sequence, one genomic window encodes:
- the kcnj9.L gene encoding G protein-activated inward rectifier potassium channel 4, which yields MHSEVNMSSCKFMNQDVENRINKIPKHVQGGPVVVTKRTVVMAEPEKRRRQRYVEKDGKCNVHHGNVRETYRYFTDIFTTLVDLKWRFNLLVFTMVYTTTWIFFGFIWWLIAYIRGDLDHIEDSSWTPCVDKLNGFVSAFLFSIETETTIGYGYRVITDKCPEGIVLLLVQAILGSIVNAFMVGCMFVKISQPKKRAETLMFSNQAVISVRDGKLCLMFRVGDLRNSHIVEASIRAKLIKSKQTKEGEFIPLNQTDINVGFDTGDDRLFLVSPLIICHEFNEQSPFWEISKDRLGKEEFEIVVILEGMVEATGMTCQARSSYVENEVLWGHRFMPVLTLEEGFYEVDYDTFHNTDETPTPSCSAKELAEQNAKGENLLLSSGKNKPHPEDQVQEITEQKVEPLVANGDMSKTKLDIPQ from the exons ATGCACTCTGAAGTCAACATGAGTTCTTGCAAGTTTATGAATCAGGACGTTGAGAACAGAATAAACAAGATTCCAAAACATGTCCAGGGCGGGCCGGTGGTGGTTACCAAACGGACTGTGGTCATGGCAGAACCAGAGAAAAGGCGACGGCAGAGATACGTGGAAAAAGACGGTAAATGCAACGTCCACCACGGCAACGTGCGGGAAACGTACAGGTACTTCACGGACATATTTACCACCTTGGTGGATCTCAAGTGGAGATTTAACTTGTTGGTCTTCACAATGGTCTACACCACTACTTGGATTTTCTTTGGGTTTATTTGGTGGCTTATTGCCTACATCCGCGGAGATCTGGACCACATTGAGGATTCCAGTTGGACGCCCTGTGTGGACAAGTTGAATGGATTCGTATCCGCTTTTCTGTTCTCCATTGAAACTGAGACGACTATTGGCTACGGTTACAGAGTCATTACAGACAAGTGTCCAGAGGGCATTGTCCTCCTGTTGGTCCAGGCTATCCTGGGCTCCATCGTCAATGCTTTCATGGTAGGCTGCATGTTTGTCAAAATCTCCCAGCCAAAGAAACGGGCAGAAACCCTTATGTTCTCCAACCAGGCAGTCATCTCCGTGAGGGACGGGAAGCTGTGCCTGATGTTCAGAGTGGGAGACCTGAGGAACTCACATATAGTGGAAGCCTCTATCCGAGCGAAACTGATCAAGTCCAAGCAGACGAAAGAGGGAGAATTCATCCCACTTAATCAGACGGACATCAATGTGGGATTTGATACTGGAGACGACCGTCTGTTTCTGGTTTCCCCGCTCATTATTTGCCATGAGTTCAACGAGCAGAGTCCCTTCTGGGAAATCTCCAAGGATCGGCTGGGGAAAGAAGAGTTTGAGATAGTGGTGATTCTGGAAGGGATGGTAGAAGCCACAG GCATGACGTGTCAAGCTCGGAGTTCTTAcgtggaaaatgaagtgctctggGGTCACCGCTTCATGCCCGTCCTGACCCTGGAGGAAGGCTTTTATGAGGTAGACTATGACACTTTTCACAACACGGACGAGACGCCGACCCCAAGCTGCAGCGCCAAAGAACTGGCGGAGCAAAACGCTAAAGGCGAGAACCTCCTGCTGTCCAGCGGCAAAAACAAGCCCCACCCGGAAGATCAAGTGCAGGAGATCACGGAACAGAAAGTGGAGCCCCTAGTGGCCAACGGGGATATGAGCAAGACCAAGCTGGATATTCCCCAGTAA